Below is a genomic region from Triticum dicoccoides isolate Atlit2015 ecotype Zavitan chromosome 5A, WEW_v2.0, whole genome shotgun sequence.
CGGCTACGAGTGTGCACGCATATGCATGTCAGGAACTCTGCACTAGAACTACTGAGATGAGTCTAGACAAAGAGCTCGAGCAGAACGGGCGGCGCCTGCGCCGCCTCGTCACGGTGCCGGCGCATGTGGCCGCCGAGCGCCTGCCCCGTCTCGAACCCTTGGCCGCAGATGTGGCACCGGTGCTCAGACTTGTGATCGGCTGTACTCTTGGGCTTGACGGAGTAGTAGTGATCGCCGGTGGTGAGGGCGAGCGCGAGCCCGTGGCGGCCGCGGAGGTGGCTGGTCCGGTGGCCGCCGAGCGCCTGGAACGACGGGAACGAGCGGCCGCACGTCTTGCACACGAACTGATCCCCACCGGCTGCGGCCGCAGCGCGGCGCATCTTCTTGTtgaggccggcgacggcgccgagggagagcgagagggagagtGACACGGCCTGGTGTGCTGCAGCTCGCTGGTGCTTCGTCATGGACGTGCGTACAAGTGAAGAACAGGGAACCTGTGGAGCTGAGGAAACTGTAGCCTGTGGGATGCGATCGACCACTGGAAGCGGGAAGGAGCTAGCTAGGCACGACTGGGTTTAGATTTCAGAAGAAACCGGAGGTTGTTGAGTTGTGGAGCATGTCTGCTTGGTTGGGCATTTATATacgggagggaggagggaggggcaGGCAGACGAGTAGCTGGGTCGGTCGCTAGCAGCCAGGGCCGTACCTTTAAAATTCGGGGCCCCGTGCAAAATGAAAATTAGGGCCTTTATTTAAAAAATATAAATTAAAATATTATCAGAGTCAAACCTATTTAGAGGGGTGAAAGGCTGGAGACCATATATGGCATCACAtgcagagggagggagggagggagggagggagagagaaagatACCTGAGATTGGCCTGAAGGGTTTCCGATGTAGTCCTTGGATTTTAGGGCGAGTCCTTTTCATTTATGTTGCTCTTAAAGGCCCATTAGTACCTAATCTCTTGACCAGTAATAATACTAATCTCTAATTTGGGGCCCTGTAGAATTTGGAGGCCCTGTGCAACCGCTCCAGCAGCACATGCCAAGATACGGGCCTGCTAGCAGCCCAGGTGGTCTCACGTGCTCGATCCGTCAGGGTTCCGGTGTTGGCGTCGCGATCGGCGGGCGACTCAGCTATCTATACGGagtactccctcggttcgaaaataattgtcatcaaaatagatatatttagaactaaaatacatctaaatataTTCTATTTTATTCATCTTGATAACATGTATTTTTGGACGAAGGAAGTACGTGCGTGTGCGCTGCGCTGGCTTCATTGATTCATTCATACCGCCGGCGGCCCGCGAAACGGCACGGAAGCTAAGCTCACGGTGACGGTGTCATTTGAAAAAACAGACGAAGCTCACAAGAAGGGTCCACCAAAGTTAAAAAAACAGATGAAGCTTCTTGTCGAGGCCGGCGCCTGTGTGTGAATGGATGAGTGGATCAAGCGCTGGTTTAGGGAATACGCGTCCATCTCACAGGTCAAGAGTCAAGACAGAAAGTCTTGGTCCCGAAGAATAAAAAGCGCTTGGCGAACCAGACTCTATCCAGACAAACAAACGGTGGGTCCAAGCTTACCAGATTCGGCTTACTTAACATGGTTGGTCCGTCGGTCGTCTTCTCCAAGTATACAATGGCTTCGCTCGTACTCACAGAGAGCTGCCCATTCATTCCAGGAACGCGCGAGCGCGTGTGCCACGCTGTCTGGAGGATTTCATTATTAGTACACTCGTATAAGAAATTTCTAGGATGGGTATACGTACATGCCATCAATACCATATTCATCGTCCACTCAAATTATACTGGTAGGACGCGACGCTCCCCAGCCGACTTGCATAGTAGCAACATGTGCCGGAAATTACGACGACCGATCTGCATAGCCCGCTTGCCGGTCATTGACGTACGTCGGCTAGCTGAGTTACACGTAAGTGCCTGGCACACGTACGACGATCCGCAGGAAGAGTGTGCTATTCTCTCGGAATGTACTGCTCGTTCGACGTGCTAGCACGCctgtttttccctttgaagttgctcGATAGTTGACATGAACTCATGATCCCTCTATACTCTTGACGCCCAACCAAGCCTGCGAGGAAATTTTTTGGCCCGTTTGATTGGTTGGGCCGCATTTAAATGTTGGCCTGCACGAAACTTAAAGCACTCCCCAAGTAGGCCAGTTAGAAACGGTCGAATCTGCAGTTTTTCAGCGAGCAAGGCTAGGTCGAACCACCTCAAGCTCACGTGGTGGATCCTCTTGCACAAGAGGATGCGGCCGGCCTAGTATACACCATGTACTTTGCTTCTTCTTCCACCTTCATTAACCTCATTCCCTAATTTTCTTTATTCCATCCCTTCTAATCTACACTGCCGTGCTTTGATTCGAGGTAAGCTTCACACGAAAAAGATGCACATCAATATTATGGTTTTATTTTTTTGTGATCAGTTTGTAGTTTTGTCGACTGTGAGTGTTCAATCTTGTGTTCATGTTTGAAGCTATTTTGGACGAATTTTATCAAATTCGTCACACACAGTCGACCATTTGGACGCCGGCGGCTGCGTTGACGAGCGCTTCGGTGCCATTCAGCCCCTGCTCGTCCTCCAGCGTCATGGACACCATGGCGCGGGCTACCTCTCGGTCTCCGCCGTTTCTCGATAGATCTCGTCGTGCTTGATGACGAGGTTGATGAGCGACACGATGACGTCGAAGAGAAGCCCCACGAGGAACGCCAGCGACCACTCAAATAGATCTCGCCTGCGGTGAAACGTTTTTGCCGTAGTGGAGATTGAATCCGAACGACGCGCATCTTCGCCTGCTGCCTGTTCGCTTCGTCTTCCTCtgttgcttcacctcccgtcgcagcctgttcgcctccttctcctgtgcctatataagagaggttgcTCCTCTACAGAGAGGCACATCAGAAAGACCATCTCTTTCTCACCACCAAGTTCCTGAGCACAgtgtgttgaaaatatgccctagaggcaataataaattgattattattatatttccttgttcatgataatcgtttattatccatgctagaattgtattgataggaaactcagatacatgtgtggatacatagacaacaccatgtccctagtaagcctctagttgactagctcgttaatcaatagatggttacgatttcctgaccatggacattggatgtcgttgataacgggatcacatcattaggagaatgatgtgatggacaagacccaatcctaagcctagcacaagatcatgtagttcgtatgctaaagct
It encodes:
- the LOC119298302 gene encoding zinc finger protein ZAT12-like, whose protein sequence is MTKHQRAAAHQAVSLSLSLSLGAVAGLNKKMRRAAAAAGGDQFVCKTCGRSFPSFQALGGHRTSHLRGRHGLALALTTGDHYYSVKPKSTADHKSEHRCHICGQGFETGQALGGHMRRHRDEAAQAPPVLLELFV